The genomic DNA GCGGTTGCCACCGATGGAGACAACAACGTCGTCGTGGCGGGCAGCTTTCAGACTTCCATCGACCTGGGGGGTGGAGCCATCTGGGACAACGGGGGCGGAGACATCTTCTTCGCCGGGTTCAACGGCGCGGGTGTGCATCAATGGAGCCAGGGCCTCGGCGGATCGTCGGTGGATGAGGCGCACTCACTCGTGTGCGATCCGTACGGGGGTATTCTGCTGACCGGCTATTTCTGGGACATTACCAACTTTGGCGGTGATGACCTGGCCAGCGCGGGGTATGCGGATGTTTTTCTCGCCCGCTTCACATCCTCGGGCGCGCATCAGTGGAGCACCTCCTTCGGCAGCACCGGCTACGACTACGGACTCGGCGTGGCCCTGTCTGGTGTCGGCAAGGTGCACACGACGGGCATGTTTCAGGGCGCGGTGGACTTCGGCGGGGGCGTTCTGACTAGCGCCGGAAGCAGCGATATCTTCGTGGCGCGCTACGGCCCCGAACCGGCCGCGCCGTTCATCTCGTCGATCGAAGACATCGGCAACGACCAGGGGCGGCTTGTGAAGGTTCGCTTTGTGCGCTCCGGCTTCGACGTTGCCTTTTCCTCCACGTCGATTGTGAGCTACGAATTGTACCGCCGCGACGATCCGGCGCCGGCGTTTCAATGGGGGCCGCATGATCGCAGTCTGCGCGCGGACGGCTGGACGTTCGTGGGGTCGGTGCCGGCCCACGCCGAACCTTCCTACGGCATCGACGCCCCCACCATCGGCGACTCCACCATCAGCCTGGGAGACTATTACTCCACGTTCTTCGTGCGTGCGGCGGCCGCGGCGGCAGGAACCTTCTACGACTCCGCGCCGGATAGCGGCTACTCCATCGACAACCTCGCCCCGGGTGTGCCCGCTGGGCTCGCGTACAACACCGGCACGCTGACCTGGGACGAGTCCCGCGCCGAGGACTTCGACTACTTCACCGTGTACGGCGCCAACACGCAGGTGTTCGGAGCGGCAACCGTGGTGGACTACTGCGTGGCGCCCACGATGGACATCACGGCCGCGGGCTGCGTGTTCTACTTCGTCACCGCCACCGACTTTTCCGGCAACGAGGGCGCGGCGGCCATGATCAATACCGCCTCCGGGGTGGGCGGAACGCCGAAGGACTACGTTCTTTCCGTCTCCGCGTACCCCAACCCCTTCAACCCGTCCACGACCGTGCGCTATACGCTTCCCGCGCGGGGTCGT from Candidatus Krumholzibacteriia bacterium includes the following:
- a CDS encoding T9SS type A sorting domain-containing protein translates to MKTKPSIMVLSALAILSLGITPAMAQQPVHLWSHGFGGTSWDQGTSIAVDADGNVIIAGSFQGTMNLGGGNLTSAGDRDIFLAQFGPGGAHQWSKSFGGTGYDEATAVAVDPAGYVLVTGRFENTINFGGGALISAGGPDIFLARFGPTGGHNWSKRFGSTGWDEGLALVADISGGAIMAGAFEGAVQFGNTSSLYSAGGQDIFVARYSASGSPHWAQSFGGTASDRAEALAMDSAGDIIVTGIFAGTVDFGGGGLVSSGYDAFVAKYTATSHQWSQRFGNTGDDIGTAVATDGDNNVVVAGSFQTSIDLGGGAIWDNGGGDIFFAGFNGAGVHQWSQGLGGSSVDEAHSLVCDPYGGILLTGYFWDITNFGGDDLASAGYADVFLARFTSSGAHQWSTSFGSTGYDYGLGVALSGVGKVHTTGMFQGAVDFGGGVLTSAGSSDIFVARYGPEPAAPFISSIEDIGNDQGRLVKVRFVRSGFDVAFSSTSIVSYELYRRDDPAPAFQWGPHDRSLRADGWTFVGSVPAHAEPSYGIDAPTIGDSTISLGDYYSTFFVRAAAAAAGTFYDSAPDSGYSIDNLAPGVPAGLAYNTGTLTWDESRAEDFDYFTVYGANTQVFGAATVVDYCVAPTMDITAAGCVFYFVTATDFSGNEGAAAMINTASGVGGTPKDYVLSVSAYPNPFNPSTTVRYTLPARGRVTVAVYDARGARVATLVDADQDAGAYTERWDGRDGAGRTMSSGVYFVRVDHPAGTKAYKMVLLK